The following are encoded together in the Coffea arabica cultivar ET-39 chromosome 1c, Coffea Arabica ET-39 HiFi, whole genome shotgun sequence genome:
- the LOC113728580 gene encoding nudix hydrolase 9-like isoform X1, with translation MKANMEIGNQDQPAFKILLSCPTGLSSSQVSVDFGQVYDRIPHPDVNLENSISEIWDQRVQKNASLFNGLKFRYGGYSFSGGAGTDQEPHVCLHLGLTDYRTFVGTNLNPLWERFLLPSEDDFRQCQHTSSPLGNGAVIETSDKKIIVLQRSKNVGEFPGHYVFPGGHPEPEEIGISSHDNRDDNSHQIMKEKLSQEMFDSITREVVEEIGVPADSLTKPAFIGISRRVLNVRPTAFFFMTCSLQSMEIQQLYHSAADGYESTQLYAASMDDLESMAKKMPGCHQGGFALFKLMIDAAKDA, from the exons ATGAAAGCAAATATGGAAATCGGCAATCAAGATCAGCCTGCATTCAAGATTCTGCTCTCTTGTCCCACCGGTCTCTCTTCCTCCCAG GTGTCAGTTGATTTTGGTCAAGTGTATGATAGAATTCCTCATCCAGATGTCAATTTAGAGAACTCCATTTCTGAG ATATGGGATCAAAGAGTTCAAAAGAATGCTTCATTGTTCAATGGATTAAAGTTCAGG TATGGCGGATACAGTTTTTCTGGTGGGGCTGGTACCGATCAAGAGCCCCATGTTTGCCTTCACCTTGGTTTGACAGATTATAG GACATTTGTTGGCACTAATTTGAATCCTTTGTGGGAAAGATTTCTGCTTCCATCTGAAG ATGATTTTAGGCAATGTCAGCATACTTCCAGCCCTCTCGGTAATGGTGCAGTTATAGAGACATCTGATAAAAAGATAATAGTGCTGCAAAGAAGTAAAAATGTTGGAGAGTTTCCTGGACATTATGTTTTCCCAGGAGGCCATCCAGAG CCTGAAGAAATTGGAATATCATCTCATGATAATAGAGATGATAACAGCCATCAGATAATGAAGGAAAAACTTTCTCAGGAAATGTTTGACAGTATCACGCGTGAAGTAGTAGAAGAAATTGGAGTTCCTGCAGATAGCCTA ACCAAGCCAGCCTTTATTGGTATATCCCGTAGAGTGTTGAATGTCAGACCAACTGCTTTCTTTTTCATGACATGCAGTCTTCAGTCTATGGAAATTCAACAACTGTATCATAGTGCAGCAGATGGCTATGAGTCGACCCAGCTTTATGCTGCATCAATG GATGACCTGGAGAGCATGGCCAAAAAAATGCCTGGTTGTCACCAAGGAGGATTTGCACTTTTTAAGTTGATGATAGATGCTGCAAAGGATGCCTAA
- the LOC113728580 gene encoding nudix hydrolase 9-like isoform X2 encodes MKANMEIGNQDQPAFKILLSCPTGLSSSQVSVDFGQVYDRIPHPDVNLENSISEIWDQRVQKNASLFNGLKFRYGGYSFSGGAGTDQEPHVCLHLGLTDYRTFVGTNLNPLWERFLLPSEDDFRQCQHTSSPLGNGAVIETSDKKIIVLQRSKNVGEFPGHYVFPGGHPEPEEIGISSHDNRDDNSHQIMKEKLSQEMFDSITREVVEEIGVPADSLTKPAFIGISRRVLNVRPTAFFFMTCSLQSMEIQQLYHSAADGYESTQLYAASMLQDLGENVQYCLVC; translated from the exons ATGAAAGCAAATATGGAAATCGGCAATCAAGATCAGCCTGCATTCAAGATTCTGCTCTCTTGTCCCACCGGTCTCTCTTCCTCCCAG GTGTCAGTTGATTTTGGTCAAGTGTATGATAGAATTCCTCATCCAGATGTCAATTTAGAGAACTCCATTTCTGAG ATATGGGATCAAAGAGTTCAAAAGAATGCTTCATTGTTCAATGGATTAAAGTTCAGG TATGGCGGATACAGTTTTTCTGGTGGGGCTGGTACCGATCAAGAGCCCCATGTTTGCCTTCACCTTGGTTTGACAGATTATAG GACATTTGTTGGCACTAATTTGAATCCTTTGTGGGAAAGATTTCTGCTTCCATCTGAAG ATGATTTTAGGCAATGTCAGCATACTTCCAGCCCTCTCGGTAATGGTGCAGTTATAGAGACATCTGATAAAAAGATAATAGTGCTGCAAAGAAGTAAAAATGTTGGAGAGTTTCCTGGACATTATGTTTTCCCAGGAGGCCATCCAGAG CCTGAAGAAATTGGAATATCATCTCATGATAATAGAGATGATAACAGCCATCAGATAATGAAGGAAAAACTTTCTCAGGAAATGTTTGACAGTATCACGCGTGAAGTAGTAGAAGAAATTGGAGTTCCTGCAGATAGCCTA ACCAAGCCAGCCTTTATTGGTATATCCCGTAGAGTGTTGAATGTCAGACCAACTGCTTTCTTTTTCATGACATGCAGTCTTCAGTCTATGGAAATTCAACAACTGTATCATAGTGCAGCAGATGGCTATGAGTCGACCCAGCTTTATGCTGCATCAATG TTGCAGGATCTTGGTGAAAATGTCCAGTATTGTCTGGTTTGTTAG
- the LOC113728580 gene encoding nudix hydrolase 9-like isoform X4 — MKANMEIGNQDQPAFKILLSCPTGLSSSQVSVDFGQVYDRIPHPDVNLENSISEIWDQRVQKNASLFNGLKFRYGGYSFSGGAGTDQEPHVCLHLGLTDYRTFVGTNLNPLWERFLLPSEDDFRQCQHTSSPLGNGAVIETSDKKIIVLQRSKNVGEFPGHYVFPGGHPEPEEIGISSHDNRDDNSHQIMKEKLSQEMFDSITREVVEEIGVPADSLSSVYGNSTTVS, encoded by the exons ATGAAAGCAAATATGGAAATCGGCAATCAAGATCAGCCTGCATTCAAGATTCTGCTCTCTTGTCCCACCGGTCTCTCTTCCTCCCAG GTGTCAGTTGATTTTGGTCAAGTGTATGATAGAATTCCTCATCCAGATGTCAATTTAGAGAACTCCATTTCTGAG ATATGGGATCAAAGAGTTCAAAAGAATGCTTCATTGTTCAATGGATTAAAGTTCAGG TATGGCGGATACAGTTTTTCTGGTGGGGCTGGTACCGATCAAGAGCCCCATGTTTGCCTTCACCTTGGTTTGACAGATTATAG GACATTTGTTGGCACTAATTTGAATCCTTTGTGGGAAAGATTTCTGCTTCCATCTGAAG ATGATTTTAGGCAATGTCAGCATACTTCCAGCCCTCTCGGTAATGGTGCAGTTATAGAGACATCTGATAAAAAGATAATAGTGCTGCAAAGAAGTAAAAATGTTGGAGAGTTTCCTGGACATTATGTTTTCCCAGGAGGCCATCCAGAG CCTGAAGAAATTGGAATATCATCTCATGATAATAGAGATGATAACAGCCATCAGATAATGAAGGAAAAACTTTCTCAGGAAATGTTTGACAGTATCACGCGTGAAGTAGTAGAAGAAATTGGAGTTCCTGCAGATAGCCTA TCTTCAGTCTATGGAAATTCAACAACTGTATCATAG
- the LOC113728580 gene encoding nudix hydrolase 9-like isoform X3 → MKANMEIGNQDQPAFKILLSCPTGLSSSQVSVDFGQVYDRIPHPDVNLENSISEIWDQRVQKNASLFNGLKFRYGGYSFSGGAGTDQEPHVCLHLGLTDYRTFVGTNLNPLWERFLLPSEDDFRQCQHTSSPLGNGAVIETSDKKIIVLQRSKNVGEFPGHYVFPGGHPEPEEIGISSHDNRDDNSHQIMKEKLSQEMFDSITREVVEEIGVPADSLIYPKPGDSDQSRQHNEMETENRNL, encoded by the exons ATGAAAGCAAATATGGAAATCGGCAATCAAGATCAGCCTGCATTCAAGATTCTGCTCTCTTGTCCCACCGGTCTCTCTTCCTCCCAG GTGTCAGTTGATTTTGGTCAAGTGTATGATAGAATTCCTCATCCAGATGTCAATTTAGAGAACTCCATTTCTGAG ATATGGGATCAAAGAGTTCAAAAGAATGCTTCATTGTTCAATGGATTAAAGTTCAGG TATGGCGGATACAGTTTTTCTGGTGGGGCTGGTACCGATCAAGAGCCCCATGTTTGCCTTCACCTTGGTTTGACAGATTATAG GACATTTGTTGGCACTAATTTGAATCCTTTGTGGGAAAGATTTCTGCTTCCATCTGAAG ATGATTTTAGGCAATGTCAGCATACTTCCAGCCCTCTCGGTAATGGTGCAGTTATAGAGACATCTGATAAAAAGATAATAGTGCTGCAAAGAAGTAAAAATGTTGGAGAGTTTCCTGGACATTATGTTTTCCCAGGAGGCCATCCAGAG CCTGAAGAAATTGGAATATCATCTCATGATAATAGAGATGATAACAGCCATCAGATAATGAAGGAAAAACTTTCTCAGGAAATGTTTGACAGTATCACGCGTGAAGTAGTAGAAGAAATTGGAGTTCCTGCAGATAGCCTA ATATATCCTAAGCCTGGTGACTCTGACCAGTCTAGGCAGCATAATGAAATGGAAACTGAAAACAGAAACTTGTGA
- the LOC113728585 gene encoding 3-ketoacyl-CoA synthase 12-like, with product MDVYFMLLYCLPLFYFFLFLVKIIDRMRHQSCYILDYECYKPTDDRMLSTRFCGELIRRNKNLGLLEYKFLLKAIVSSGIGEQTYAPRMVFHNREECPTQDDGIEEMEEFFYDCIDKVLKRNGISPSEIDVLVVNISMLAAVPSLSARIVNHYKMRDNIKTYNLTGMGCSASLISVNIVQNIFKTQKNLYALVITSESLSPNWYPGNDRSMILANCLFRSGGCAILLTNKVALRNKAMFKLKCLVRTHHGARDEAYDCCIQKEDDQGRVGFHLGKNLPKAATRAFVDNLKEIAPKMLPIRELLRFTVVSFIWERMRSNTKDGSSSSSRPVINFKTGVDHFCIHTGGKAVIDGIGQSLNLTEYDLEPARMTLHRFGNTSASSLWYVLGYMEAKKRLKKGDRVFMISFGAGFKCNSCLWEVVRDVGGGNAWEDCINSYPPKTLTNPFLEMYGWLQNEDPDTFYVPEDFVIP from the coding sequence ATGGATGTTTACTTCATGTTGTTATACTGTCTTCCTCTCTTTTATTTCTTCctctttctcgtgaaaattaTTGATCGAATGAGACACCAGTCTTGTTACATATTAGACTATGAATGCTACAAACCAACCGATGATAGAATGCTCAGCACTCGGTTCTGTGGTGAACTCATAAGAAGAAACAAGAACCTCGGCCTCCTCGAGTACAAATTCCTCTTGAAAGCCATTGTTAGCTCCGGCATTGGTGAACAAACATATGCACCAAGAATGGTCTTCCACAATAGAGAAGAGTGCCCTACTCAAGATGATGGGATCGAAGAGATGGAGGAATTTTTCTATGATTGCATTGACAAAGTTTTGAAGAGGAACGGCATTTCGCCGTCCGAGATTGATGTGCTAGTGGTGAATATTTCCATGTTAGCTGCGGTCCCATCTCTATCAGCTAGAATTGTCAACCATTATAAGATGAGGGACAACATCAAGACCTACAATCTCACTGGTATGGGATGCAGTGCAAGTCTGATATCGGTCAACATTGTCCAGAACATATTCAAGACACAAAAGAATTTGTATGCCCTTGTCATAACATCAGAGTCGTTGAGTCCTAATTGGTATCCAGGAAATGACAGATCCATGATACTAGCAAACTGTTTGTTCAGATCAGGCGGTTGTGCGATTCTTTTGACTAATAAGGTGGCTTTGAGGAACAAAGCCATGTTTAAATTGAAATGTCTAGTGAGAACTCATCATGGAGCAAGGGATGAAGCCTATGATTGTTGCATACAGAAGGAGGATGATCAAGGCCGCGTAGGGTTTCACCTCGGCAAGAATTTGCCAAAGGCAGCCACACGTGCTTTCGTCGATAATTTGAAGGAAATAGCACCCAAGATGCTGCCTATCAGAGAGCTTCTACGGTTCACGGTAGTTTCTTTCATCTGGGAGAGGATGAGAAGTAACACCAAAGATggaagcagcagcagcagcagaccTGTTATTAATTTCAAGACTGGTGTGGACCATTTTTGCATTCACACCGGAGGAAAGGCGGTGATCGATGGGATAGGGCAGAGTCTGAATCTGACCGAGTACGATTTAGAGCCAGCAAGAATGACTCTCCATCGATTTGGGAATACTTCTGCTAGTAGCTTGTGGTATGTTTTGGGGTACATGGAGGCTAAAAAGAGGCTGAAGAAAGGTGATAGAGTTTTTATGATTAGCTTTGGAGCTGGATTTAAGTGTAACAGTTGTTTGTGGGAGGTGGTAAGAGATGTGGGTGGTGGAAATGCATGGGAAGACTGCATTAATAGCTATCCACCTAAAACCCTAACGAACCCTTTCTTGGAGAtgtacgggtggctccaaaatGAGGATCCAGACACCTTTTACGTTCCTGAAGACTTTGTCATCCCATGA
- the LOC113728595 gene encoding exocyst complex component EXO70H1-like yields the protein MKMRNKIFLSPLISPTSSHSSSHSSKTSPHTLSATIMEENVDCAEVIIRKWDLNATDSARLYSSNTPSLFAQDHRSQAQQFIKSVNDLQSAMHFFVSEDPGSPMLIRAQNLMQIAMKRLEKEFYSVLKTNMTALHPESVSLRSSSSRASSTWSAFSDFQNRETSEGEDDDDEITTDIDQIHIKSNKTEKVYEDVMSDLRVIANCMISSGYGKECTHIYNLIRKSIIDETLYYLGVEQLSSSQLQKMAWDDIEVKIKKWLAAVKTAVKTLFHGERVLCDHVFCASEKIRETCFTEISRGNALTLFSFPENVARCKKIFSPEKMFRFLDIYEAVSELWIDIGMIFSFDSLSGVRAQAMTSLLKLGEAVRTMLLQFESAIEKDSSKTAVPGGGVHPLARYVMNYLVFLTDYSGALADIVADWPTSVQTSLPESYLSSPISANDVDDDSPASTISVRLAWIILVLLCKLDGKAGCYGDHVALSYLFLANNLNYVVSKVKTSNLMPLMGPDWVSKHESKGKQYSAKYERMGWAKVLTSLPDDPTVEISLPEIKDSFRKFNSGFEEAYRVQSSWVIPDSKLRDQIKFSLSEKMVPGYRVFYENHREEVGDESIVRFTPDDLENCLCDLFQGRSEGMGSSRATSYRVSSVSTSPSSSWTGH from the coding sequence atgaagatgagAAATAAGATTTTCTTGTCTCCATTGATAAGCCCGACATCATCACACAGCTCCTCCCACAGCTCTAAGACTTCCCCACACACTCTCTCCGCAACAATCATGGAGGAAAATGTCGACTGCGCAGAAGTAATCATCAGAAAATGGGACCTCAATGCCACTGATTCCGCTCGTTTATATTCTTCCAACACCCCTTCTCTTTTCGCGCAAGATCACCGCAGTCAAGCCCAGCAGTTCATCAAGTCCGTCAACGACTTGCAATCTGCAATGCACTTCTTCGTCAGTGAGGACCCCGGCTCACCAATGCTCATCCGGGCTCAGAACCTGATGCAAATTGCCATGAAAAGATTAGAGAAGGAATTCTACTCTGTTCTCAAAACCAACATGACCGCTCTCCACCCAGAATCCGTCTCCCTCCGGTCATCCAGTTCGAGGGCCTCCTCCACTTGGTCTGCCTTTTCTGACTTCCAAAATAGAGAAACTTCCGAAggagaagatgatgatgatgaaattaCAACTGATATCGATCAAATTCATATCAAAAGCAACAAAACTGAAAAAGTATACGAAGATGTCATGAGCGACCTCAGAGTTATCGCGAATTGCATGATTAGTTCCGGATACGGAAAAGAATGCACGCATATTTATAATCTTATCCGAAAATCGATAATCGACGAGACTCTGTATTACTTGGGAGTTGAGCAATTGAGCTCCTCGCAACTTCAGAAAATGGCGTGGGATGACATAGAAGTTAAAATAAAGAAGTGGCTGGCTGCCGTCAAGACCGCCGTCAAAACTCTCTTTCACGGCGAAAGAGTTCTCTGCGATCATGTCTTCTGTGCTTCTGAAAAGATCAGAGAGACGTGTTTCACCGAGATTTCCAGAGGTAATGCATTGACGCTGTTCAGCTTTCCCGAAAATGTAGCCAGGTGTAAGAAGATTTTCTCGCCGGAGAAGATGTTCAGGTTTTTGGATATCTACGAGGCTGTTTCCGAGCTCTGGATTGATATTGGaatgattttctcttttgattcgCTCTCTGGAGTTAGAGCTCAAGCGATGACGTCGCTCTTGAAGCTCGGAGAAGCTGTCCGGACGATGCTCTTGCAGTTCGAGTCGGCGATTGAGAAGGACTCCTCGAAGACGGCGGTTCCCGGCGGGGGAGTCCACCCGCTCGCTCGTTATGTCATGAATTACTTGGTTTTCCTCACAGATTATAGCGGTGCGTTGGCTGATATCGTCGCCGATTGGCCTACGTCGGTCCAAACGTCGCTGCCGGAGTCTTACTTGTCCAGTCCGATTTCGGCTAACGACGTCGATGACGACTCTCCAGCGTCGACGATCTCCGTCCGGCTGGCATGGATTATCCTTGTTCTCCTCTGTAAACTGGATGGCAAAGCGGGATGCTACGGGGATCACGTGGCGCTTTCCTATTTGTTCCTGGCGAATAACTTGAACTACGTCGTTTCGAAGGTTAAAACCTCGAATCTGATGCCCTTGATGGGGCCCGATTGGGTGTCAAAGCACGAGTCAAAGGGCAAACAGTACTCAGCAAAATACGAAAGGATGGGTTGGGCAAAGGTGCTGACGTCATTGCCCGATGACCCGACGGTGGAGATTTCTTTACCCGAAATAAAGGATTCTTTCAGAAAATTTAATTCGGGTTTTGAAGAGGCATACCGGGTACAGAGTTCGTGGGTCATACCGGATTCGAAGCTCCGGGACCAGATTAAGTTTTCTCTGTCGGAGAAGATGGTTCCGGGTTATCGGGTATTTTATGAGAACCACAGAGAAGAAGTTGGAGATGAATCAATTGTCAGATTTACCCCCGATGACTTGGAGAATTGCTTGTGTGATTTGTTCCAGGGGAGGAGTGAAGGTATGGGGAGTTCGAGAGCGACGTCGTACCGGGTTTCTTCCGTTTCAACGTCACCGTCATCATCATGGACCGGGCATTGA
- the LOC113728605 gene encoding large ribosomal subunit protein uL29-like codes for MARIKVHELRQKNKAELLAQLKDLKAELALLRVAKVTGGAANKLSKIKVVRLSIAQVLTVISQKQKAALREVYKNKKYLPLDLRPKKTRAIRRRLTKHQASLKTERQKKKETYFPLRKYAIKV; via the exons ATGG CCCGGATCAAGGTTCATGAGCTGAGGCAGAAAAACAAAGCCGAGCTTTTGGCTCAGTTGAAGGATCTAAAAGCCGAATTGGCTCTCCTCCGAGTCGCTAAAGTCACCGGCGGCGCCGCCAACAAGCTTTCCAAGAT AAAGGTAGTTAGGTTGTCAATAGCGCAGGTGCTGACGGTGATTTCTCAGAAGCAGAAGGCAGCATTGAGGGAGGTTTACAAGAACAAGAAGTATTTGCCTCTTGACCTCCGCCCTAAGAAGACCAGAGCTATCCGCCGTCGCCTCACCAAACACCAG GCTTCTTTGAAGACAGAAAgacagaagaagaaagagacgTACTTTCCCCTGAGGAAATATGCAATTAAGGTTTAG
- the LOC113728614 gene encoding uncharacterized protein isoform X1: MKSVELFCASPASTAICSSMDQRSMVRQGGIRRIDHHGHRFGDHHHRHKTRTPIPCSSQIPISPRAYFDKTRKGNSSAKQNLESLRRKSSADISDLSSPPPTGSSRHLLSDTPLLELLSDSEHSSSALVPSQPLRSLKYHKFNESTVFRSSMSSTHSYDNPVYEFSWAGRSNDDLHAYKSSSPRSNNDSSVQNSSTPRKYHDLHARKSSLSRLIHDDFPAQKSSLSRTDTSLSSKSSLTCRNDGHAYKSPSTPGRPRHQIVELRVSIHCKGCEGKIRKHIAKMEGVTSFSTDLATKKVTVIGNVTPLGVLTSISKVKNAEFWSSPASSSSSSSPTVDMSLVSA; the protein is encoded by the exons ATGAAGTCTGTAGAACTATTTTGTGCCTCCCCAGCATCCACAGCCATTTGTTCTAGCATGGACCAACGTAGCATGGTCCGGCAAGGAGGGATTAGGCGGATCGATCACCACGGTCACCGCTTTGGTGATCATCACCACAGGCATAAAACCAGAACCCCAATCCCTTGTTCATCTCAAATTCCCATTAGTCCAAGAGCTTATTTTGATAAAACCAGAAAAGGCAATTCTTCTGCTAAGCAAAATCTTGAATCTCTTCGCAGAAAAAGCTCTGCTGATATCAGTGACCTCTCCAGTCCTCCTCCTACTGGTTCCTCTAGACATTTGTTGAGTGATACCCCGTTACTTGAGCTATTATCAGATTCTGAGCATTCCTCCTCTGCACTTGTACCTAGCCAACCTCTTAGGAGTTTAAAGTACCATAAATTCAATGAGTCAACAGTTTTCAGATCTTCAATGTCCAGCACGCACTCATATGACAATCCTGTATATGAATTTTCTTGGGCAGGACGCTCAAATGATGATTTACATGCTTATAAATCTTCCTCACCTCGCTCAAACAATGATTCCAGTGTTCAAAACTCTTCAACACCTCGCAAATATCATGATCTCCATGCTCGAAAATCTTCACTGTCTCGCTTAATTCATGATGATTTCCCAGCTCAGAAATCTTCATTATCTCGGACTGATACTTCACTTTCTAGTAAATCTTCATTAACATGCAGGAATGACGGGCATGCTTACAAATCTCCATCAACTCCTGGCCGACCCCGTCATCAG ATTGTAGAATTGAGGGTCTCAATTCACTGCAAGGGTTGTGaaggaaaaataagaaaacacATTGCCAAAATGGAAG GAGTGACTTCATTCAGCACAGATCTGGCCACGAAAAAAGTAACTGTAATAGGGAATGTGACACCTCTAGGCGTGCTAACGAGCATTTCCAAGGTCAAGAATGCTGAGTTCTGGTCATCACCagcttcatcttcttcatcatcatctccTACGGTGGACATGAGCCTTGTTTCAGCTTAA
- the LOC113728614 gene encoding uncharacterized protein isoform X2 — MKSVELFCASPASTAICSSMDQRSMVRQGGIRRIDHHGHRFGDHHHRHKTRTPIPCSSQIPISPRAYFDKTRKGNSSAKQNLESLRRKSSADISDLSSPPPTGSSRHLLSDTPLLELLSDSEHSSSALVPSQPLRSLKYHKFNESTVFRSSMSSTHSYDNPVYEFSWAGRSNDDLHAYKSSSPRSNNDSSVQNSSTPRKYHDLHARKSSLSRLIHDDFPAQKSSLSRTDTSLSSKSSLTCRNDGHAYKSPSTPGRPRHQIVELRVSIHCKGCEGKIRKHIAKMEVVHKFKSNSFNSLQLLIQAQAKN, encoded by the exons ATGAAGTCTGTAGAACTATTTTGTGCCTCCCCAGCATCCACAGCCATTTGTTCTAGCATGGACCAACGTAGCATGGTCCGGCAAGGAGGGATTAGGCGGATCGATCACCACGGTCACCGCTTTGGTGATCATCACCACAGGCATAAAACCAGAACCCCAATCCCTTGTTCATCTCAAATTCCCATTAGTCCAAGAGCTTATTTTGATAAAACCAGAAAAGGCAATTCTTCTGCTAAGCAAAATCTTGAATCTCTTCGCAGAAAAAGCTCTGCTGATATCAGTGACCTCTCCAGTCCTCCTCCTACTGGTTCCTCTAGACATTTGTTGAGTGATACCCCGTTACTTGAGCTATTATCAGATTCTGAGCATTCCTCCTCTGCACTTGTACCTAGCCAACCTCTTAGGAGTTTAAAGTACCATAAATTCAATGAGTCAACAGTTTTCAGATCTTCAATGTCCAGCACGCACTCATATGACAATCCTGTATATGAATTTTCTTGGGCAGGACGCTCAAATGATGATTTACATGCTTATAAATCTTCCTCACCTCGCTCAAACAATGATTCCAGTGTTCAAAACTCTTCAACACCTCGCAAATATCATGATCTCCATGCTCGAAAATCTTCACTGTCTCGCTTAATTCATGATGATTTCCCAGCTCAGAAATCTTCATTATCTCGGACTGATACTTCACTTTCTAGTAAATCTTCATTAACATGCAGGAATGACGGGCATGCTTACAAATCTCCATCAACTCCTGGCCGACCCCGTCATCAG ATTGTAGAATTGAGGGTCTCAATTCACTGCAAGGGTTGTGaaggaaaaataagaaaacacATTGCCAAAATGGAAG tGGTACACAAGTTCAAAAGTAACAGTTTCAATTCCCTCCAGTTGCTGATCCAAGCACAAGCAAAAAACTaa